The following proteins come from a genomic window of Nicotiana tomentosiformis chromosome 12, ASM39032v3, whole genome shotgun sequence:
- the LOC104113205 gene encoding calcineurin B-like protein 4 has protein sequence MYALKSWFCSMKCRRPPGFEDHDLLASETSFSVNEVDALKILYEKISSSIIDDGLIHKEEFLLALFNCSPKQNLFAQRLFDLFDLKRNGVIEFGEFVRSLSLFHPRAPQADKIEFAFKLYDLNHTGYIEREELKEMVFAILEESELTLPDDAIEAIIDKTFLEADTNRDGRIDPEEWKELVIRCPSLIKNMTLPCLKEITQMFPSFVMTTEARDSELVS, from the exons ATGTATGCTTTAAAGAGCTGGTTTTGTTCCATGAAATGTAGACGTCCACCTGGTTTCGAGGACCATGACTTATTAGCTTCTGAGACTTCCT TTTCTGTTAATGAAGTGGATGCATTGAAAATTCTGTACGAGAAAATAAGCAGCTCCATAATTGATGATGGTCTTATTCATAAG GAAGAGTTTCTCCTTGCTCTTTTCAACTGCAGCCCTAAGCAGAATCTTTTTGCTCAGAGA CTGTTTGATTTGTTTGATCTTAAGCGTAATGGGGTTATTGAATTTGGAGAATTTGTTCGGTCGTTAAGCCTATTCCACCCAAGGGCTCCTCAAGCAGACAAAATTGAAT TTGCATTTAAGTTGTATGACTTGAACCACACTGGATACATAGAACGTGAAGAG CTGAAGGAAATGGTATTTGCTATTCTGGAAGAATCAGAATTGACACTTCCAGATGATGCTATCGAAGCAATCATTGATAAG ACATTTCTAGAGGCAGACACGAATCGAGATGGAAGGATTGATCCAGAAGAGTGGAAGGAATTGGTTATAAGATGTCCTTCTCTCATTAAGAACATGACTCTACCATGCTTAAA GGAAATAACTCAAATGTTTCCAAGCTTTGTGATGACAACAGAAGCTCGAGATTCAGAACTAGTGTCCTGA